The following proteins come from a genomic window of Gossypium raimondii isolate GPD5lz chromosome 5, ASM2569854v1, whole genome shotgun sequence:
- the LOC105768113 gene encoding glycosyltransferase BC10 — protein sequence MQTRIGSVGSLEEGKDPVITTRTSQSKTLPLRALQLFGFFLALCIGFSIISIYTIRRFGIYSTVTTVKSTFVPCAEEPNSLDHWRKPPSSLLHSMSDKELLWRASFVPRIKKYPFNRLPKIAFMFLTKGPLPLAPLWERFFKGHEGLYSVYIHSLPSFKAEFPSSSVFYRRQIPSQVAEWGRMSMCDAERRLLANALLDISNEWFILLSESCIPLYNFSVIYQYIMKSKHSFMGAFDDPGPFGRGRYNYNMVPEVNISKWRKGSQWFEVNRKLAINIVEDVTYYPKFEQFCRPACYVDEHYFPTMLTIQTPNLLANRSITWVDWSRGGPHPGTFGRSDITVDFFKRILEGHQCKYNDQPSSICFLFARKFAPSAMEPLLQIAQKVLGF from the exons ATGCAAACAAGAATTGGGTCGGTTGGGTCATTAGAGGAAGGCAAGGATCCGGTGATTACAACTAGGACAAGCCAATCTAAGACTCTGCCATTGAGGGCACTTCAGTTGTTTGGGTTCTTTCTTGCCCTCTGTATTGGCTTTTCGATCATTAGCATATATACAATCCGGCGTTTTGGAATTTATAGCACGGTAACTACGGTTAAGTCCACTTTTGTGCCGTGTGCTGAAGAACCGAATAGCTTAGATCATTGGAGAAAACCCCCGTCGAGTTTGCTTCATTCAATGAGTGATAAAGAGCTCTTATGGAGGGCGTCTTTTGTGCCGAGAATAAAGAAGTATCCATTTAATAGACTTCCGAAGATTGCTTTTATGTTCTTGACCAAGGGGCCTTTGCCACTTGCTCCTCTTTGGGAGAGGTTTTTCAAGGGGCATGAAGGGCTTTATTCTGTCTATATTCATTCACTGCCATCCTTCAAGGCCGAGTTTCCATCTTCTTCAGTATTTTACCGGAGGCAAATCCCAAGTCAA GTTGCTGAATGGGGAAGGATGAGCATGTGTGATGCCGAGAGAAGGCTCCTTGCCAATGCCTTGCTTGACATATCCAATGAATGGTTTATCCTCCTCTCCGAATCTTGCATTCCTTTATACAATTTCAGTGTCATCTACCAGTACATAATGAAATCCAAACATAGCTTCATGGGTGCATTTGATGACCCCGGTCCATTCGGCAGAGGACGATACAATTATAATATGGTTCCGGAGGTGAATATCAGCAAGTGGCGTAAGGGGTCCCAATGGTTTGAAGTTAACCGAAAACTTGCAATCAACATAGTGGAAGATGTTACCTATTATCCTAAGTTTGAACAGTTCTGCCGACCAGCATGTTACGTGGACGAGCACTACTTCCCCACCATGTTAACCATCCAGACACCCAATCTCTTAGCGAATAGAAGCATCACATGGGTTGATTGGTCAAGGGGTGGGCCTCATCCTGGTACATTTGGCAGATCAGACATTACAGTAGACTTCTTCAAGAGAATCTTGGAAGGTCATCAGTGTAAGTATAACGATCAGCCGAGTTcgatttgttttctttttgccaGAAAATTTGCACCGAGCGCTATGGAGCCCTTATTACAGATAGCACAGAAGGTTTTGGGATTCTGA
- the LOC105770107 gene encoding uncharacterized protein LOC105770107, translating to MASSNHPPSHRTHVPLPSDSGGNPFDDEAPPVPIHIVTNASQLPAEFLNPSPEKQLVVGFDCEGVDLCRNGTLCIMQLAFQDAIYLVDAIEGGEVLINACKPALESSYIKKVIHDCKRDSEALYFQFGIKLNNVMDTQIAYSLLEEQEGRTRLPDDNISFVGLLADPRYCGISYQEKEEVRLLLRQDPKFWKYRPLSELMVRAAADDVRFLLYIYHMMMKKLNERSLWHLAVRGALYCRCFCINDNNYADWPSIPPIPDNLMVEGDAPEEEILSILDVPQGKMGRVIGRKGVSILSIKESCNAEIHFGGAKGPPDKVFILGPVRQVRKAAAMLRGRMMD from the exons ATGGCTTCCTCTAATCATCCTCCTTCTCATCGCACTCACGTTCCTCTCCCATCTGACTCAG GTGGCAATCCATTTGACGATGAAGCTCCTCCGGTTCCTATCCATATAGTGACCAATGCTTCTCAGCTGCCGGCGGAGTTCTTGAACCCTTCACCGGAGAAGCAGTTGGTTGTAGGTTTTGACTGTGAGGGCGTTGACCTTTGTCGCAATGGCACTCTTTGTATTATGCAG CTTGCATTTCAGGATGCCATTTATTTAGTTGACGCCATTGAGGGTGGAGAAGTGCTTATAAATGCCTGTAAGCCTGCACTTGAGTCTAGTTACATCAAAAAAGTTATTCACGATTGCAAACGAGATAGTGAG GCATTGTACTTCCAATTTGGCATCAAGTTAAACAATGTCATGGACACACAG ATTGCTTATTCTCTTTTAGAGGAACAAGAAGGACGGACGAGATTGCCTGATGACAACATATCATTTGTCGGCCTCCTTGCAGATCCACGCTATTGCG GAATATCTTACCAGGAGAAGGAAGAAGTTCGTCTCCTCCTTAGGCAG GATCCCAAGTTTTGGAAATACAGACCATTATCTGAGCTCATGGTCCGTGCAGCTGCAGATGATGTCCGCTTTCTTCTATACATCTACCACATGATGATGAAGAAACTGAATGAACGATCCTTGTGGCACCTTGCAGTTCGTGGAGCTCTGTATTGCCGATGTTTCTGCATCAACGATAATAACTATGCTGATTGGCCATCTATTCCTCCTATTCCAG ATAACTTGATGGTGGAGGGGGATGCTCCTGAAGAAGAAATACTTTCAATTCTGGATGTTCCGCAAGGGAAGATGGGACGTGTCATTGGAAGAAAAGGGGTTTCCATCTTGTCAATTAAGGAGTCTTGCAA TGCGGAAATTCATTTTGGGGGTGCCAAGGGCCCACCGGACAAG GTATTCATCTTAGGGCCCGTGAGGCAGGTGAGGAAAGCGGCAGCCATGCTGAGGGGAAGAATGATGGATTGA
- the LOC105768115 gene encoding uncharacterized protein LOC105768115 — MVKFLLKIAADLQNLTNLQPQGGCDDPSFSYLFKLKCENCGEVSPRETCVSLGDTVPLPRGKGTTNLIQKCKLCLRDGTVTVIPGRGKPLTQEESEAENYAPLMLFDCRGYEPIDYVFGGGWKVESLEGTKFEGVDLSGGDFAEYDEEGEYVVKISNLRSTFDVVK; from the exons ATGGTGAAGTTCTTGCTGAAGATCGCTGCCGACCTCCAAAATCTTACAAACCTCCAGCCTCAGGGCGGCTGCGATGATCCTTCCTTCTCCTATCTCTTTAAg CTGAAATGTGAGAACTGTGGTGAGGTGAGTCCAAGGGAAACATGTGTGAGCTTGGGCGATACTGTTCCTCTTCCCCGGGGCAAGGGAACCACTAACCTCATTCAGAAG TGCAAACTTTGCTTGAGGGACGGAACTGTAACAGTGATCCCAGGCCGAGGTAAACCACTGACCCAGGAAGAGAGCGAAGCAGAGAACTATGCACCTCTGATGCTTTTTGATTGCAGGGGTTATGAGCCTATAGATTATGTGTTTGGTGGTGGCTGGAAGGTTGAATCT CTGGAAGGGACTAAGTTTGAAGGTGTCGACTTGTCTGGAGGTGACTTTGCTGAGTATGATGAAGAGGGCGAGTACGTTGTAAAGATATCCAACCTCCGCTCAACTTTTGATGTGGTGAAGTAG
- the LOC105766751 gene encoding probable E3 ubiquitin-protein ligase RHG1A, producing the protein MFLSEQHHRDIILCMVPNSGASPEFIEFAIFFSILRFARDANNNPMNLGLKVINMKVVVKVVLDVNMIEDDDIDYDDELINESLMNAMINFTLASRSSVEGLERVKWDSMTKREDECAICLDEFVKGEEVASMPCGHGYHNGCIC; encoded by the coding sequence ATGTTTTTATCTGAACAACATCATCGAGACATCATTCTTTGCATGGTTCCTAATTCGGGAGCTTCTCCAGAATTCATTGAGTTCgccatttttttctctattttacgTTTTGCAAGGGATGCAAATAACAACCCAATGAACCTTGGgcttaaagtaataaatatgaaGGTGGTCGTGAAAGTAGTTCTTGATGTGAACATGATTGAGGATGATGATATTGATTATGATGATGAGTTGATTAACGAATCATTGATGAACGCTATGATCAACTTCACTCTAGCAAGTAGGTCATCGGTTGAAGGTTTAGAAAGAGTTAAATGGGATTCAATGACGAAGAGGGAGGATGAATGTGCCATTTGCTTGGATGAGTTTGTGAAAGGCGAGGAAGTTGCTTCGATGCCTTGCGGTCATGGTTACCATAATGGTTGCATCTGTTAA